gcatatatatCCTGTCTTATATCTGTTTGCACCATATGGTACTACTATGAGATGGGGCATGCACGAGTGGAGGAACCACACAAAACATCGGCGCCGATTCTACCGAAGCGTGTACGATTGCCACGTCACTGTTGACGTTGACTGTATGGGACGGTGTCATCGTTATCACTTTGGATGACTCACTCACCCGGACGGATCTCTGAAACACGTTATCGTCAACAATccaaccttcatcttcgattgcATTCCTAACCCACTACCCTGCAATTCCTTCTCGGTGCATACATCAGATAGACACGTAGAAGATCGCAGACGAAAGAGATGGCCACGAAAGTAGCACAGAAGAGGGTATGTCCTTATCCATCCTCAGTCATATTCTcgtttctctcttcctccttcgcATCCGTGCAGAAAGGAAAATCAGCGTACTgactttccttttctctacAGCTCCAGAAGGTCTGCTAATTCGAGCTCCGCATGGCTACATAGCTGATACATGTCAATAGGAGTACCTCGCCATGCAgaaatcacctccaccgTTCATATGGGCCTGTCCAGAGGAGAAAAACATTCTCGATTGTGAGTTCAAGTTTAACCTGAATTCATCAGTCTGCCAGATACATTTCAGGCGATACTAGCTGATGCCCTTGATACGATGTAGGGCATTTCATCATTGTGAGCTCTGCAATCCCCAGGTCTTTTAGGATTCAGCTTATGGACATGTTCTGTATGAATACAGCGAGGACCACCTGATACACCGTACGAAGGAGGAGAGTATCATGGGTTGATTTGGTTCCCTAGCGATTATCGTGAGTACCCTCCATCAGATAGCTAAGTACATCTGGTAGATCGAAGGAAGTATAGCTGTCGTGAGACTCCTGCTGATTGGTCCCTTCTCGTAGCATTCAAGCCACCCGACGTCAAGATGTTCACACCTTCAGGAAGGTTCGAGACGGGTCATAAGATCTGTATGAGTATGACTTCTTAGTGAGTCGGATCCAATACACTTACCCGGGAGTGATTAGCTAATGGATTTGTACTGCGTAGTCATCCAAGCACGTATGTCAACCTACGTTCAGTGATCAGGCGATGCAAGCCAGAAAAGTCAAGCTGATCCATAGTCACCATATATAGGTGGAACGCAGCGTGGTCGGTAGCGACTATTCTGACTGGTCTGTTAAGTTTCATGCTTTCGGACGAGTAAGTAACAATAGACTtctgatcagctgattttgttcTGAAGCTCGTTCAACAGTAAGCTGACAAGTTGTGATTAGGATCACCGCTGGGGCTGTCAAGACGAGCGAATCGGATAAGAAAGTATTGGCAAAGCAGAGTCATGCGTTCAATGTCGCCAATAAGAAGTTCCGAGTGAGTTGTCAGAACAGTGGTGTTTTCATAGCTCGCTAGTAGCTCACGGTTTCTTCAATGACTTAGGAAATCTTCCCAGATGTGAGTCGAACTTATCCTCTGAAACatgagattggatattgattgtttctctttcatgGTTAGTATGCCAAAccagagatgaaagatctACCCGATATGGGCAAAGGTAACCCTTCATCTGCCTCCGTAAGTTCccatttctctcttctttcgagGACtgaccaagctgacataAATCGACGTTGAGACATCCAAAGTCGTAGCCCCGAATACCACCACCCcaacctccacctccaaCTCCACgacatccacatccacagatgtttcatcttccaacaccCCTGCTCCAGATGTCAACCCAAACACAAATACGATAGGAGCGAAAGATGTCAAACCGATCATCAATcgtccacctcaaccacaCGGAGCGCagaattggatgataataCCTAGTTGGAGGTGGGTGATAGCTGTGGTTTTGTTAGCGGTAGTAGGTAGATTATCTTCATTTGTGGGACTATGATTGGTGACTTTCCAAACTAGATATGTTCCTtcgtctcttcctcttggatCGAGGGAGGTTCTTCAATCCATGTGAAATAGTAATTTACCATAACGTTGAGGCTTTATCATTCATTGGTTATTGATTATGTTTGTTGTATATGcgatgatatggtatgatatcaTTTATTCTGGAAATtgtctttgatgattttgcataagatggtcaaagaggaaagacATCAAAAGATCTACTGTGAAACAGCctgaaaaggaaaagatgagagatgaaaaCGAAGTATATGAAGAAACTACCAGTCGAATTGATCGACTGGCTGAAACGgtagaaaggaaaagaaatctCTACTGCACAGATACTACTCCACATGGCCTTTCCAACCATCTTTATAAACTTTGAGTCATTACCACCTCGATATGTGCTATAAGCCGCTGAATCGCTGAATCGCGtgggaagagatgaaaagagtGGTTATCGCTTAGCGGGCTGTGGTGAAAGAAGAGGTCAGCAAGGATCTGATTGAGCGATAAAAGAGGTGACGACGGAGGCTCACGAGTGGTCGTCGGAACAGTACTGATGTGGTTTCAAGACAGGTCAGTATGACATTACGAGTTGAACAAAGAATCAACACCATCAGTCAGGAGTGGTCGAGAGTGTGACAGTAACTCACAGATATGTGGTTCGGGCGCTATAAGAGGTAACAACAACCGGAAAATCAGCGATCAACCATTGCTCTCCTCGTGACACGACATCTTCGAAATGGATGACCCACCATGCACTTCGAAGTGTTCCCATCCTAAAGACTGCGTGATCCCTATCCCTCTCcattcattctcttcaaGTATTCTCAATAATCCCGAATCATCCGGTGAGAAATAACTGGGATAGGGGCATTCGTAAGCATTCCAACCATTCACAGCTCGAGGTCCATAGAGTTATTCGTATAGACAGACACACCTTTTTGGGATGTACTTCAACATGGCTTTTGGAAGTATCACATGTCGATATTCGAACCTATCATCTGAGTCTATCGTGACAACAGAATCAATCCTCAATCAGTCGAACCCATCCCCTTTTCATACTTTCGGCTTGAATTTGGGAGTGAGAATTTGACTTCACGTACATCGATCTGAATATATGATCCTGCATATATCCATCTAGTCAGCTTCATCATATCCACTTGTGATTATAGTACCCACCTCTCTGCCAATTCCTCCATGGTGGGCTGCTTGCTCTTGGACATGATATCTGATCTATGGGAGGGTTATGGGATGATCCGATTGATGAATTCGGTTCGGATGGTATTCCTTGCTTGATCTGTATATCCGGAGACGGAGAGAGTTTCTATAAGCTTGTGCTTATGTTTGACTGCGATAGTGATCAGGTTTGAGTTGTATTTcaggatgagaatgagaggatgagaggatgagaattgCAAGTTAATCGGAAAAAACGCGTAAGATCTTACTCGTCGAGAcgtgaatgaatgaatgttCTGAGAACgatggtggaggatgagaacgggatcaaatccCAATACGTGTACTCTTACTGGACTCGTATACCCTCATATGCAAGGATGCATACGTATAGCTAAGAAGGATGGATGCATTCACTGTACTGATGGAGGGAAGGCAAGCATGACAGGCTGAGCCTGGAGGCCGATACATGAGAAATGAGACAGGAAAAGGACGGCAGTGAAGTGCTGGAAAGGGCGTGGCGGAGAAGACATGGTGGTGACaggggatgggatgggaagtTGAACTGAGGAATGTTGGAGAGGATTTATC
The nucleotide sequence above comes from Kwoniella europaea PYCC6329 chromosome 1, complete sequence. Encoded proteins:
- a CDS encoding cyclin-dependent kinase regulatory subunit; translated protein: MSKSKQPTMEELAERIIYSDRYSDDRFEYRHVILPKAMLKYIPKSYFSPDDSGLLRILEENEWRGIGITQSLGWEHFEVHAPEPHILLFRRPLPAKR